A single Sulfurimonas aquatica DNA region contains:
- a CDS encoding ABC transporter ATP-binding protein, translating into MNLLSAQNISHTFEYELFYDVTLELKEKESIAIIGMSGSGKSTLLHILSTLLKPQNGKVELLGEDIAGMGKKRLEKIKRYDLGLIFQSHYLFNGFSAYENLEVAQILSNNSIDDALLQRLDIHHCIKQKVTELSGGQQQRVSIARVLTKKPKIIFADEPTGNLDKETADEVMNLFFEYCVENDAGMVLVTHDNELAHKCDRVYKLEDKKLHQIK; encoded by the coding sequence ATGAATCTATTATCTGCACAAAATATATCACACACATTTGAATATGAACTTTTTTATGATGTAACACTCGAACTTAAAGAAAAAGAGTCTATCGCTATTATTGGAATGAGCGGCAGTGGAAAGTCTACACTTTTACATATTCTCTCTACACTCTTAAAACCCCAAAACGGAAAAGTAGAGTTACTTGGAGAAGATATAGCAGGTATGGGCAAAAAACGACTTGAGAAGATTAAACGCTATGACTTGGGACTTATATTTCAGTCACACTACCTATTTAATGGCTTTAGTGCTTACGAAAATTTAGAAGTAGCACAAATACTCTCAAATAACTCTATTGACGATGCCCTTTTACAAAGGTTAGATATACATCATTGTATCAAGCAAAAAGTAACTGAACTCTCAGGTGGACAACAACAACGTGTCTCAATAGCAAGAGTTTTAACTAAAAAACCTAAAATAATTTTTGCGGATGAGCCCACAGGGAACTTAGATAAAGAGACTGCAGATGAAGTGATGAATCTTTTTTTTGAGTATTGCGTAGAAAATGATGCTGGTATGGTTTTAGTGACACATGACAATGAACTCGCTCATAAATGTGATAGAGTCTATAAACTAGAAGATAAAAAACTTCATCAGATAAAATGA
- the fliR gene encoding flagellar biosynthetic protein FliR has protein sequence MQWAGIFNEANTVGFMLLFFRFAALFLAVPIFSHQNIPMNVKASMAFFFTIVFYSSMPPLNISIDVPTIALAILSEFMFGLVIGIVLLLAYNVITFAGGIISFMMGFSMASAIDPQTGVSMPIISQFLSLLALMVLLALDLHHWVLLFVDNSLKTVPLGGFVMSEDIFNYVIHAASNMLVVGFMIAFPIIALSLLADVIFGMLMKTMPQFNLLVIGFPIKIMVSFAVLIATITAIMLILKNQMSEAFNVLEIFF, from the coding sequence ATGCAATGGGCAGGAATATTTAATGAGGCTAACACAGTAGGGTTTATGCTTCTTTTTTTTAGATTTGCCGCACTGTTTCTAGCCGTACCCATCTTTTCACATCAAAATATTCCTATGAATGTCAAAGCATCCATGGCATTTTTTTTCACCATTGTCTTTTACTCTTCTATGCCACCTTTAAATATTAGTATAGATGTCCCTACTATTGCTCTAGCAATACTAAGCGAATTTATGTTTGGATTAGTTATTGGAATAGTCTTACTATTAGCTTACAATGTTATTACTTTTGCTGGTGGAATTATATCTTTCATGATGGGTTTTTCTATGGCTAGTGCTATAGATCCACAGACGGGTGTCTCGATGCCTATTATCTCACAGTTTTTATCTCTACTTGCACTAATGGTACTTCTCGCACTTGATCTTCACCATTGGGTTTTACTCTTTGTGGATAACTCTTTAAAAACTGTTCCTCTTGGTGGGTTTGTTATGAGTGAAGATATCTTTAACTATGTTATTCATGCTGCTTCAAATATGCTTGTAGTAGGATTTATGATAGCTTTTCCTATTATTGCACTTTCATTATTAGCCGATGTAATATTTGGAATGCTTATGAAAACAATGCCTCAATTTAATCTTTTAGTCATTGGTTTTCCTATAAAAATTATGGTTTCATTTGCTGTCTTAATTGCAACAATAACGGCAATAATGCTCATACTGAAAAACCAAATGAGTGAAGCATTTAATGTCTTAGAGATATTTTTTTAG
- a CDS encoding DNA topoisomerase IV, whose amino-acid sequence MKILLLNDNPVVNKLVTLSAHKTSDELEVVSSPSEIESTKYDLLVVDDTLFNDELLETLKSQIKFSKSLYICSRDAAEVEAFTHTLKKPFLPTDLVEIFAKLGNEISESDLDEDDLSDDIALDTPVVDDSSDEFEEIETIEGLDELEELEDLDTLDDDLDLEDELLSLDDEELSLDDEISLDEEDELSPEDDDISFDDESGESVLDDEEAQKVKDLLDETSGEDDLDLEDELDFDLDDDLGLDDELDSEDAPKVAQETIAEDDELGDDLDLDDELDFNLDDDLELDTEDNSDDIPNTVESSLEDDLDLEDELDFDLDDDLGLDDELDSEDAPKVAQETIAEDDELGDDLDDDLKLDTEDIPNTVESSLEDDLELEDELDFDLGDDLNLDDELDADETTEVSVSENSDEDEDVEAIDDFDLEDELKLENDLDLDEEMDLDSDLEDISKEPSEELDFDDELELEVDDELDMDDEVDLSEEISESESLEDELDLESQIESAVEELSEEDLASEVDEETLLNIASVNIDSLDNLTSRDLKIAMGEEVDEIKDSEDLVEDEVIHDKPDTEVLEDDVVKNDGVESLKKLLVALSDKDVAASLKGMKISINITLGDN is encoded by the coding sequence GTGAAAATATTACTCTTAAATGATAATCCAGTTGTAAATAAATTAGTCACATTGAGTGCCCACAAAACATCTGATGAACTTGAAGTTGTAAGTTCACCTTCAGAGATAGAGTCTACAAAGTATGATTTGTTAGTTGTAGATGATACACTTTTTAATGATGAACTCCTAGAAACACTAAAATCTCAGATTAAATTTTCAAAATCATTATATATATGCTCTAGAGATGCTGCAGAAGTTGAAGCATTTACACATACACTAAAAAAGCCTTTTCTTCCTACTGACTTAGTAGAGATATTCGCAAAATTAGGCAATGAAATCAGTGAATCAGATCTTGATGAAGATGATTTAAGTGATGATATTGCTCTAGATACTCCAGTTGTCGATGATAGTTCGGATGAATTTGAAGAGATTGAAACTATTGAAGGCTTAGATGAACTAGAGGAACTTGAGGATTTAGATACTCTAGATGATGATTTAGATCTTGAAGACGAACTCTTGTCCTTAGATGATGAGGAACTTAGTCTAGATGATGAAATTTCATTAGATGAAGAAGATGAACTCTCTCCAGAAGATGATGATATCTCTTTTGATGATGAATCAGGAGAGAGTGTTTTAGACGATGAAGAAGCACAAAAAGTTAAAGATTTACTTGATGAAACAAGTGGCGAAGATGATTTAGACTTAGAAGACGAGTTAGATTTTGATTTAGATGATGACTTAGGTCTTGATGATGAGTTGGATTCAGAAGATGCTCCTAAAGTTGCTCAAGAGACAATAGCTGAGGATGATGAGCTTGGAGATGATTTAGATTTAGATGATGAATTAGATTTTAATTTGGATGATGATCTAGAGCTCGATACTGAGGATAATAGTGATGATATTCCTAACACTGTTGAGAGTTCTTTAGAAGATGATTTAGACTTAGAAGACGAGTTAGATTTTGATTTAGATGATGACTTAGGTCTTGATGATGAGTTGGATTCAGAAGATGCTCCTAAAGTTGCTCAAGAGACAATAGCTGAGGATGATGAGCTTGGAGATGATTTAGATGATGATCTAAAACTCGATACGGAGGATATTCCTAACACTGTTGAGAGTTCTTTAGAAGATGATTTAGAGTTAGAAGATGAATTGGATTTTGATTTAGGCGATGATTTAAACCTTGATGATGAGTTAGATGCTGATGAAACCACTGAAGTAAGTGTAAGTGAAAATTCTGATGAGGATGAAGATGTTGAAGCAATTGATGACTTTGATTTAGAAGATGAGTTAAAGCTAGAAAATGATTTAGACTTAGATGAAGAGATGGATCTTGATAGTGACCTTGAAGATATCTCAAAAGAGCCTTCTGAAGAGTTAGATTTTGATGATGAGTTAGAACTTGAGGTTGATGATGAATTAGATATGGATGATGAAGTTGATTTAAGTGAAGAAATTTCTGAAAGTGAATCTCTTGAAGATGAGCTTGATTTAGAGTCTCAGATTGAAAGTGCTGTTGAGGAACTAAGTGAAGAAGATTTAGCTAGTGAAGTTGATGAAGAGACTCTCCTAAATATTGCATCTGTAAATATAGACTCACTTGATAATCTCACAAGTAGAGATCTGAAAATTGCTATGGGTGAAGAAGTTGATGAGATTAAAGACTCAGAAGATTTAGTTGAAGATGAAGTAATCCATGATAAGCCTGATACAGAAGTTTTAGAAGATGATGTAGTGAAAAATGATGGCGTAGAGTCTTTGAAAAAATTACTTGTTGCTCTGAGTGACAAAGATGTAGCCGCTTCGCTCAAAGGTATGAAAATAAGTATAAATATTACACTAGGAGATAATTAG
- the gmk gene encoding guanylate kinase, producing the protein MVEKNGVVLVLSGPSGAGKSSLINRIADDIGDYYFSISTTTREIRDGEVDGVHYHFVDKEEFEQDIKDDYFLEYATVHGNHYGTSIKPVKEALSKGKLVIFDIDVQGNTAINNRLGDITTSVFITPPSLSELRRRLVSRSTDSDEVIDKRLKMAKREIQRTSEYDFLIINDDLDVAAEVLKQIAITARLKIPTDRINSFVQKWENI; encoded by the coding sequence GTGGTTGAAAAGAATGGTGTTGTATTAGTTCTCTCTGGCCCAAGTGGAGCTGGCAAAAGTTCACTGATAAACAGAATAGCAGATGACATTGGTGATTACTACTTCTCTATATCTACTACAACAAGAGAGATAAGAGATGGTGAAGTTGATGGTGTTCATTACCACTTTGTGGATAAAGAAGAGTTTGAGCAAGATATAAAAGATGACTATTTTTTAGAGTATGCTACAGTACATGGTAACCATTACGGTACATCTATAAAACCTGTAAAAGAGGCACTTAGCAAAGGTAAACTCGTTATATTTGACATCGATGTACAAGGTAATACAGCGATTAACAATAGACTAGGTGATATTACAACTTCTGTATTTATAACACCACCTAGTTTATCTGAATTAAGAAGGCGTTTAGTAAGTCGTTCTACGGACAGTGACGAAGTGATAGATAAACGCTTAAAGATGGCAAAAAGAGAGATTCAAAGAACTTCAGAGTATGATTTTTTAATCATTAATGATGATTTGGATGTAGCGGCTGAAGTTTTAAAACAAATTGCTATAACAGCAAGGTTGAAAATACCCACAGATAGGATAAATAGTTTTGTCCAAAAGTGGGAAAATATCTAG
- a CDS encoding Sec-independent protein translocase subunit TatA/TatB, producing the protein MGMPSGTELLIIFGIIVLLFGAKKIPDLAKGFGKGIKNFKAEMKDVEEEIAADEPKKVEKTEEVASAEAPKTTTQA; encoded by the coding sequence ATGGGAATGCCTAGCGGAACAGAATTACTGATAATCTTTGGAATTATCGTTTTATTATTTGGTGCAAAAAAGATACCTGACTTAGCAAAAGGTTTTGGTAAAGGAATCAAAAACTTTAAAGCTGAAATGAAAGATGTTGAAGAAGAGATAGCAGCAGATGAGCCTAAGAAAGTTGAAAAAACTGAAGAAGTTGCATCAGCTGAAGCTCCAAAAACTACTACACAAGCATAA
- the argS gene encoding arginine--tRNA ligase — translation MKQRVSALLREKLGREVVLEKPRDRSFGHFATPIAFSLAKELRKSPMVIAEDLASSFGEYVEFSSVESVKGYLNFRLSENFLAEYASWALDNPSEFATQEKNQKILLEFVSANPTGPLHIGHARGAVYGDTLYRLAKHLGYDITAEYYVNDAGNQIDLLGLSIQLYARENILKEKNVEYPESYYRGEYLESLSIGAKEHFGIEILSDESRQKELAMWAKDKVMEIVVDTLADTNIHFDTFVNESGLYEDWDRVMKKMGDNVYEKESKLWIKSESKGDDHDRVVVRDDSRPTYLAGDIVYHNQKFERQYDHYINIWGADHHGYIPRVNAAIEFLGYDSKKLEVLLAQMVSLLKDGEPYKMSKRAGNVILMSDIVDEIGSDALRFIFASKKSDTALEFDLAEFKKQDSSNPIFYIQYAHARIQTLLSKATVSREDINAASLKNLGENADILLFDALLLPEIVEDAFNSRQVQKLPEYLKSLAASLHKFYYDVRMIGTEDEAKLLKLLLVVALSIKTGLSLMGIEAKDRMEKEEEA, via the coding sequence TTGAAACAACGAGTATCGGCGTTATTACGCGAAAAACTAGGTCGTGAAGTTGTTCTTGAAAAACCTCGTGACCGTTCTTTCGGTCACTTTGCTACCCCAATAGCATTCTCACTAGCTAAAGAACTTAGAAAATCACCAATGGTAATTGCTGAAGATTTAGCTTCTTCTTTCGGTGAGTATGTAGAGTTTTCTAGCGTAGAGTCAGTGAAAGGGTATCTAAACTTTAGACTAAGTGAAAACTTCTTAGCAGAGTATGCTTCTTGGGCATTAGATAATCCTTCTGAATTTGCTACACAAGAGAAAAATCAAAAAATACTTTTAGAATTCGTAAGTGCTAACCCGACAGGTCCTCTTCATATAGGTCATGCTCGTGGAGCTGTTTATGGTGATACTCTTTATCGTCTAGCTAAACATTTAGGTTACGACATAACAGCAGAGTACTATGTAAATGACGCAGGTAATCAGATAGATCTATTGGGTCTTTCGATTCAGCTTTACGCACGTGAAAATATTTTAAAAGAAAAAAATGTTGAGTATCCTGAGTCTTACTATAGAGGTGAATACCTTGAATCTCTATCTATTGGAGCAAAAGAGCACTTCGGCATAGAAATCCTTTCTGATGAGTCTCGTCAAAAAGAACTTGCAATGTGGGCTAAAGACAAAGTAATGGAAATTGTTGTTGACACTTTAGCGGATACTAACATTCACTTTGATACTTTTGTAAATGAGTCTGGTCTTTATGAGGACTGGGACAGAGTTATGAAGAAGATGGGCGATAATGTTTATGAAAAAGAGTCTAAACTCTGGATAAAATCTGAGTCAAAGGGCGATGATCACGATAGAGTGGTGGTTCGTGATGATAGCCGTCCAACCTACTTAGCTGGTGACATTGTTTACCATAACCAGAAATTTGAACGCCAGTACGACCATTATATTAACATTTGGGGAGCTGACCATCATGGTTACATCCCAAGAGTAAACGCAGCCATTGAATTTCTTGGGTATGACTCAAAGAAACTTGAAGTTCTTCTTGCTCAAATGGTTTCACTTCTTAAAGATGGCGAGCCTTACAAGATGAGTAAACGCGCTGGTAACGTAATACTGATGAGTGACATAGTTGATGAGATAGGAAGCGACGCTTTGCGTTTTATCTTCGCTTCAAAGAAGTCTGATACTGCGTTAGAGTTTGATTTGGCTGAGTTTAAAAAACAAGATAGTTCAAACCCTATCTTTTATATCCAGTATGCTCATGCTCGTATTCAGACGCTACTCTCTAAAGCTACAGTTTCAAGAGAAGATATAAACGCAGCTTCACTTAAAAATCTTGGTGAAAATGCAGACATACTTCTTTTTGACGCGCTGCTTTTACCTGAGATAGTTGAAGACGCGTTTAACTCTCGTCAAGTGCAGAAGTTACCTGAATATCTAAAATCGCTCGCAGCATCATTACATAAGTTCTACTATGATGTGCGAATGATAGGTACGGAGGATGAAGCAAAACTACTAAAACTTCTTTTAGTAGTGGCGTTGAGTATTAAAACTGGACTCTCTTTGATGGGCATAGAAGCTAAAGATAGAATGGAAAAAGAAGAGGAGGCATAA
- a CDS encoding L,D-transpeptidase family protein produces the protein MIKSILITVSLTISLYSSQQIVLVVSNDFNSSKAKLECFENNKTMFPIIDVNIGKNGLGWGIGKESLHKVNNEPIKMEGDKKAPAGIFKLTDIFGYSHGSNYSLPYLFTSKNLICVDDSDSPFYNQIVEMQGDEKSFEYMKRSDAQYELGVVVAHNNQAIPKHGSCIFLHVQKGDNEGTAGCTSMKLKDLKKITHWLKKEKNPILIQIPKSSREEILQVYPQLKNSELLKREL, from the coding sequence ATGATAAAAAGTATATTAATTACAGTAAGTTTAACAATTTCACTATATTCATCACAACAAATAGTACTTGTAGTTTCAAATGATTTTAATAGCTCAAAAGCAAAGCTTGAATGCTTTGAAAATAATAAAACAATGTTTCCAATTATAGATGTTAATATCGGAAAAAATGGCTTAGGATGGGGGATAGGTAAGGAATCATTACATAAGGTAAACAATGAACCTATCAAAATGGAAGGTGATAAAAAGGCACCTGCCGGTATTTTTAAATTGACAGATATTTTTGGATATAGCCATGGCTCTAACTATTCTCTTCCTTATCTTTTTACATCGAAAAATCTTATATGTGTTGACGACAGTGACTCTCCTTTTTATAACCAAATAGTAGAGATGCAAGGAGATGAAAAAAGTTTTGAGTATATGAAACGCAGTGATGCCCAGTATGAGTTGGGTGTAGTGGTAGCACATAACAATCAGGCAATACCTAAACACGGTTCTTGTATATTTTTACATGTTCAAAAAGGAGATAATGAAGGCACAGCTGGATGTACATCAATGAAGCTAAAAGATCTTAAAAAAATAACACACTGGCTTAAAAAAGAGAAAAATCCTATTTTAATTCAAATTCCAAAAAGTTCTAGAGAGGAGATACTCCAAGTATATCCTCAACTAAAAAATTCAGAACTACTTAAAAGAGAACTCTAG
- a CDS encoding acyl-CoA acyltransferase, with translation MSIKIRKAIAEDSPFLAQMILQSTRAGKKDGLFDLLFQTNDNKIVLSKLEELTKAQAKSHCSFSNFLIAELDGKSVGTLCSFEPRIATKETFEEALIEIGCRDFEDQLEVIYNCKFDLNKRTLMFDFLEEVEGLIDVGILKELMQKSLLTARLKGYRIAQTIIEIGSLETELFYKKLGFKEVAQSQCELYKERFGRSGLMLLAIEF, from the coding sequence ATGAGTATTAAAATTAGAAAAGCAATAGCTGAAGATAGTCCTTTTTTAGCTCAAATGATATTGCAAAGTACACGTGCTGGGAAAAAAGATGGCTTATTTGATCTTCTTTTTCAAACTAACGATAATAAAATTGTTTTGAGTAAATTAGAAGAGTTAACTAAGGCTCAAGCTAAAAGTCATTGTAGTTTCTCTAATTTTTTAATCGCAGAACTCGATGGAAAAAGCGTTGGAACTCTTTGTAGCTTTGAACCTAGAATAGCGACGAAAGAGACATTTGAAGAGGCACTCATCGAGATTGGATGCAGAGATTTTGAAGATCAACTTGAAGTTATCTATAATTGTAAATTTGATTTAAACAAGAGAACGTTAATGTTTGATTTTCTTGAAGAAGTTGAAGGTCTTATAGATGTTGGAATTTTAAAAGAGCTTATGCAAAAAAGTCTTTTAACAGCAAGACTTAAAGGCTATAGAATAGCTCAAACAATCATAGAAATTGGCTCACTTGAGACAGAACTTTTTTATAAAAAATTAGGGTTTAAAGAAGTAGCACAAAGTCAATGTGAACTTTATAAAGAGAGATTTGGCCGTTCTGGTCTTATGCTTCTAGCTATAGAATTTTAG
- a CDS encoding Na+/H+ antiporter NhaC family protein, producing the protein MSTLEAAYELYLTILTTGWILNTLAFVVLLGSIMAVIEKSGGVGGFVDFALHKKPFVKSKRSALLLSYIIGVVVFIETSITALVSGAVGKPFCDKYKIPYAKLAYVCDSTAAPIGSLIVINGYGALLLGLISTQIDNGVLTGNALDILLDSIVFNFYAISALIVTFLVIWFSIDIGPMKYAKYSKGHSIKNNKINSMYLMLLPIFIMLIFIFVFLYITGDGNILNGSGSNSILYTVLTTLFFTLFYYVATKNMTPSVWLKISLHGAKRFFAIAMILIFAFSIGNVTVELKTGEYLASLANENLNVIFLAGTIFLLGSIISFSTGTSWGTFSIMIPIAIPMAVGMDANIALCIGAVISGGIFGDHCSPISDTTIISSMAADCDVVEHVKTQLPYALVSGAIAFSLFIGLSII; encoded by the coding sequence ATGAGCACTCTTGAAGCAGCATATGAGCTCTATTTAACAATTTTAACTACCGGATGGATTCTTAATACATTAGCATTTGTTGTCCTCCTTGGAAGTATTATGGCTGTTATTGAAAAGAGTGGTGGAGTAGGTGGCTTTGTTGACTTTGCTCTTCATAAAAAACCTTTTGTAAAATCTAAACGCTCAGCACTACTCCTAAGTTATATAATTGGAGTTGTCGTATTTATTGAAACGTCTATAACGGCATTAGTATCTGGAGCTGTAGGTAAGCCATTTTGTGATAAGTATAAAATTCCATATGCAAAGCTTGCTTATGTGTGTGACTCTACAGCAGCGCCGATAGGCTCTTTAATAGTTATTAATGGATATGGTGCTTTACTGCTGGGGCTTATCTCAACTCAGATTGATAACGGCGTATTAACTGGCAACGCTTTAGATATTCTCCTTGATTCAATCGTATTTAATTTTTACGCGATATCTGCATTAATAGTAACTTTTTTAGTGATATGGTTTAGTATAGATATAGGACCAATGAAGTATGCAAAGTACTCTAAAGGTCACTCAATTAAGAATAATAAAATTAATAGTATGTACTTAATGCTATTACCAATTTTTATAATGTTAATATTTATATTTGTATTTTTATATATCACAGGTGATGGAAATATATTAAATGGAAGTGGCTCTAATTCTATACTCTACACCGTTTTAACAACCCTCTTTTTTACGCTTTTTTACTATGTTGCAACTAAAAATATGACTCCTAGTGTTTGGCTTAAAATATCATTGCATGGTGCGAAAAGATTTTTTGCAATTGCTATGATATTAATTTTTGCTTTTTCAATTGGTAACGTAACGGTTGAGCTTAAAACGGGTGAGTATCTAGCGTCTTTAGCAAACGAAAACTTAAATGTTATATTTTTAGCGGGAACTATTTTTCTTTTAGGGAGTATTATTTCATTTTCTACGGGTACGTCTTGGGGTACGTTTAGCATTATGATTCCTATTGCTATTCCGATGGCAGTAGGCATGGATGCAAATATAGCTTTGTGCATAGGTGCGGTTATCTCAGGTGGTATTTTTGGAGACCACTGCTCACCAATCTCTGATACTACGATTATCTCGTCTATGGCAGCTGATTGTGATGTTGTAGAGCATGTAAAAACACAATTGCCTTATGCCTTAGTAAGTGGGGCTATCGCATTTAGTCTGTTTATTGGGTTGAGTATAATTTAA
- the hpf gene encoding ribosome hibernation-promoting factor, HPF/YfiA family yields the protein MNISLTGRHLELTDAIKAHINTSIDTLNKFNMDIISVNVVASAQTKKGKEHSVVEFVINLAHKNSVIIKQNDDDLYAAIDIAISRAQKALRRMHDKEVGHGKVGLNEVKAESVDVKEVTEAMEDEIVPMELTLYKPREVEDVLNDLKEGDKTFEIFIDHEDKTRVLYKRSDGKFGLY from the coding sequence ATGAATATCTCTTTAACAGGAAGACATTTAGAACTCACAGATGCTATCAAAGCACATATCAATACATCTATAGACACACTTAATAAATTTAATATGGACATTATCTCAGTAAATGTAGTTGCGTCTGCTCAGACAAAAAAAGGTAAAGAACACTCAGTTGTTGAGTTTGTTATTAATCTTGCTCATAAAAACTCTGTAATCATTAAACAAAACGATGATGACTTATATGCAGCTATAGACATAGCAATCTCTCGTGCACAAAAAGCGCTTCGCCGTATGCATGACAAAGAAGTTGGGCATGGTAAAGTTGGACTTAACGAAGTAAAAGCTGAGAGTGTAGATGTAAAAGAAGTGACAGAAGCTATGGAAGATGAAATAGTTCCTATGGAACTTACGCTTTACAAGCCCCGTGAAGTTGAAGATGTATTAAACGACCTCAAAGAGGGTGACAAAACATTTGAAATCTTTATAGACCATGAAGATAAAACTCGTGTTTTATATAAACGCAGCGATGGTAAATTCGGACTCTATTAA
- a CDS encoding type II secretion system protein: MKYRSAFTMLELIFVIVIMGIIGKFGTEFLAQASKSFIFSNINNQLQSDSASTVEFISARLRDRIKDSVIARTGAGAPPIALFNAVGNTYSVLEWISSDIDGFRGNSDNVATDNFPNWSGVIDLVPGNAAGLVSPGTDTAKVSSLINTLSYGDKTIADAALYFIGSNSNINGYGWSGAITDQNQTLHPIDFGANSDEFSPGITFAGVDIYEYYKLVWTAYALVYTAGTNGKGTLTLYYDYQPWNGDNFLTDGTASVLMENVSAFQFMSIGSIMKVQVCVKSDLITTEEYSICKEKTIF; this comes from the coding sequence ATGAAATATCGTAGTGCCTTTACCATGTTGGAGCTAATATTTGTAATTGTTATCATGGGAATAATTGGAAAGTTTGGTACAGAATTTCTAGCACAGGCTTCAAAAAGTTTTATCTTCTCAAATATAAATAATCAACTTCAGTCCGACAGTGCCAGTACAGTTGAGTTTATATCTGCAAGACTAAGAGATAGAATAAAAGATTCCGTTATAGCCAGAACGGGAGCGGGGGCACCTCCCATAGCTCTTTTTAATGCTGTAGGTAATACTTATAGTGTATTAGAATGGATCTCTTCAGATATTGATGGCTTTCGCGGTAACTCAGATAATGTAGCGACAGATAATTTTCCAAACTGGAGTGGTGTCATCGACTTAGTCCCAGGAAATGCTGCAGGTTTAGTCTCCCCTGGAACTGATACAGCAAAAGTTAGTTCGCTAATAAATACTCTCTCTTATGGCGATAAAACTATAGCAGATGCTGCACTTTACTTTATAGGTTCAAACAGTAACATTAATGGATATGGCTGGAGTGGAGCTATCACAGATCAAAACCAGACACTACATCCTATAGATTTTGGAGCAAATAGTGATGAATTTTCTCCAGGAATTACCTTTGCAGGAGTTGATATTTACGAATATTATAAACTTGTATGGACTGCTTATGCCTTAGTTTATACTGCTGGAACTAATGGTAAAGGTACTTTAACTCTTTATTATGATTATCAGCCATGGAATGGGGACAATTTTTTAACTGATGGAACAGCTTCAGTTCTAATGGAAAATGTAAGTGCTTTTCAGTTTATGTCAATAGGTTCAATTATGAAAGTTCAAGTTTGTGTCAAGAGTGACTTAATTACAACGGAGGAGTATTCAATATGCAAAGAAAAAACTATTTTCTAA
- a CDS encoding prepilin-type N-terminal cleavage/methylation domain-containing protein: MVRFAFTLIELIFAIVVIGITVVSLPMMTQVTAKGIDENIVQEAIFAATTELTETITYRWDENSLELTDPNSLSRVINTGDCNATTKLRPGHINQPLHRRCLEDTTVTVTATANLGPDAGDSDDIDDTIHSPSSILTGTTPGTAEGYKQDYNSSISVAYADFGTTTAASQNMKKITISISDAGGLVTRLSAYSANIGEVDYYKRSY; this comes from the coding sequence GTGGTAAGATTTGCGTTTACGCTTATTGAACTTATCTTTGCTATTGTTGTAATCGGGATTACCGTTGTATCATTACCAATGATGACTCAGGTTACTGCAAAAGGTATAGATGAAAATATTGTTCAAGAAGCTATTTTTGCAGCAACTACTGAACTTACAGAGACTATCACATATAGATGGGATGAAAACTCTCTAGAGCTAACTGACCCTAACTCTCTTTCTAGGGTTATAAATACAGGTGACTGTAATGCAACAACAAAACTAAGACCTGGACATATCAACCAACCTCTTCATAGAAGATGCTTAGAAGATACAACTGTAACAGTAACAGCTACTGCTAACCTTGGTCCAGATGCTGGAGATTCTGATGACATAGATGACACGATTCACTCTCCCTCAAGTATTTTAACAGGTACGACCCCTGGAACAGCCGAGGGATATAAACAAGATTATAATAGTAGTATATCTGTCGCTTATGCGGACTTTGGCACTACTACAGCCGCCAGTCAGAATATGAAAAAAATAACCATCTCTATATCTGATGCAGGTGGCTTAGTGACACGATTAAGTGCATATAGTGCTAACATTGGTGAAGTTGATTACTATAAGAGGAGCTACTAA